CCATGGCCCACGTCGCGGAGTGGCTGAAGGAATTCGACCTGGAGATGTCGCGCACCAGAAAAGTTCTGGCGCGGGTTCCCGAGGATCGCCTGGGTTGGCGGCCCCACCCGAAATCCTGGACGCTGGCCGAACTTGCCACGCACCTGGCCTGGATCCCCTCCTGGGTGACGCCATCGCTGCGCTTTCCCGACATGGATCTGGCCTCGCCCGACAGCCCCGCGATGCCCAAGGCTGTGACGAGCGCGACTGACCTGCTGGCCCTTTTCGATGGGCAGCAGATCGGCGCGCGGGCGTCCCTGGAAGCCTCCGATGAATCGACGTTCTCCCTGCCGTGGTCCCTGCGCGCCGGAGAGCAAGTCTTCTTCACGCAAACCCGCGGTGAAGTCCTGCGGACCTTCGTGATGAACCACCTCATCCACCATCGAGGCCAGTTGGAGGTGTACCTGCGTGTGAACGATGTGCCCTTGCCGGCCCTCTATGGTCCCAGCGCAGACGAAGGGGGGATGTAGGCGTTTTTAGGAACCGGTCTCAAGAGCAACTTTGGACAATGGTTGCCAAAACCAGCCGCAGCCTGCTCTAAGACCCCCTAGGTGTCGCGAGATGCCCCGGAGCTCCGGGGCATTTGTGTTACTAATGACAATAAAGTCGTTTTTAATTACCACCTATGGGTTGACTATGATCTCGAACGGGCGGATCCTTCCCTCGGATCCTCCGGGAGCTCCTTCCGGAATGGATAGACAGGACGGGGTTTCATGCCCATGGACCTACTGCACAGAGATACTCGCCCAGGCGATGCGGAGGGTTGCGCAGATTTCATGAAGGCATCTCAGGCCCCATGTCCTTGCCGGGGTGGTCGAGCCGACCGCGCCACTCCAAGCACGCCTGCACCTGGCTTCTCCCTCTTTGATCGGAGTGTTCGATGATTCAAAAGAAAGCCATGCTGATTGACATCTCCATGTGCGTGGGCTGTAACGCCTGCCAGGACGGCTGCAAGGCCGAGAACAAGCTGGCGCCGGGCGAAGAGAAGCGTCTGTCTCCGACGGCCTACACGGCCTTGAGCGAGCACAATGGCAAGTTCGTACGCCACATGTGCCAGCACTGCGACGTGCCCACCTGCGTGTCCGTGTGCCCCGTGGCGGCCTTCACCAAAACCGCCGAAGGGCCCGTGCTCTACGATGCCAACAAGTGCATCGGCTGCCGCTACTGCATGCAGGCCTGCCCCTTCAAGGTGCCGCGCTACGAGTGGAGCAGCACCAAGCCCCGCGTCCAGAAGTGCATCTTCTGCGCGCCGCGCATCACCAAGGGTCTTCAGCCCGCCTGCGCCGAGGCCTGCCCCACGGGCGCCACGAAGTTCGGTGAACGGGATGAACTGATTCTCGAAGCCCACAACCGCATCAACGCCGAGCCAGGCAAGTACGTCGCCAAGATCTACGGACAGAAGGATGTGGGCGGCACGTCCATCCTCTTCATCAGCCCCGTGCCCTTCGAGGAATTGGGCTTCGACACGCGGCTTGGCGACACGCCCATGCCGCTTCTGACGCTGAGCGCCATGTCCAAAATTCCCAACGTCGTCACCATGGGCGCGGTCATGCTCGCGGGCATCTGGTGGATCACCAACCGTCGCGCCGAGGTTCAGCACTACGAAGCCTCCCTGCAACATGACGCCACTTCCAAGACGCAGGAATAGCCATGGCCTCCTTCAAATTCCCCCGCATCACCGTGTGGAGCGTCATCGCCACCACCCTAATTACCACCGGCATCGCCGCGGCCATCGCGCGGTTCACGTTGGGCCTTGGGGCCACCACGAACCTCAGTGACACTTTCCCCTGGGGCCTCTGGATCGGCTTCGACTTCCTGGGCATCGGCCTGGCGGCGGCAGGTTTCACCATCGTGGCCGCGGTGCACCTCTTCCACGCCACGGAGTACGAGCCCATCGTGCGGCCTGCGATTCTCACAGCCTTCATCGGCTACCTGCTGGTGGTTCTGGTGCTGGTCATCGACCTGGGGCGCCCTGAGCACTTCTGGCATCCGCTGGTCATGTGGAACCCCCACTCGGTGATGTTCGAGATCACCTGGTGCGTGATCCTCTACACCACCGTGCTGTCCATGGAGTTCGCGCCCATCGTGCTCGAGAAATTCAACATGCACGCCCCCATCAAGTGGATTCACAGCGTGTCGCTGCCCCTCATGGTGATGGGCGTTCTCCTGTCCACGCTGCACCAGTCCTCTTTCGGTTCGCTCTATCTGATCGTGCCCAACCGGTTGCATCCGCTTTGGTACACCCCGCTGTTGCCGGTGCTCTTCTTCGTGTCCTGCATCGCCTCGGGCATCTCCATGGTGCTCATCGAATCCCTGATCTTCTCCCGCAATGGACGGCGCCTCCTCCCCACGGCGCTGCGGGCCAAGCTGGCCAAGATCACCGCCATCGCCCTGGCCATGTACCTCGTCATCCGTATCCAGGACATGGCCTCCCGCGGCGTGTTCCACCATGCCAAACACCTCAGCTACCACAGCATCGCCTTCTGGGCTGAGCTGCTCATCGGGTTCGCGATCCCCTGTGTCCTGCTGCTGTTCAGCCGGATCAGGACTTCCCGCCGCGGACTCTACAGCGCTTCCCTGATGGTGCTGGCCGGGTTCGCGCTCAACCGCATGAATACGGCCATCACCGGACTCGAAGACTGGCCCGCGCGGACCTACTTCCCCTCGCTGATCGAAGTGCTCATCACTCTGGGCATTGCCGCCATTGGCTTTACGGCCTTCACCCTGATCGCACGGTTCCTGCCCATTTTCGCGCCTGAACCTTTGCCAGCCCAGACCTGGAGCCACTCTGAGGATCTTCCGGGGTGATGAACGGCGCTTCCCTGGAAGTGAATGCCTAGTGCAGCAAAGGTTTGCTTTGATGGATGAAGGATTGGCGGATTGTCAAAGCTTCGATCAATTACTACCAAAGGGTTGACTATGTTTCGGCGAGGGCGGATCCTTCACATGATTCCACCCGGGACTTCCTCGCGGGCTGGATTGACAGAGCGGGAATCCATGACCATGGAACCTCCTACCGCGACACTCAACTACGCCACTCGCGCTGCCCATCGGCCGCAGGTCCTCACTTCTGGACGGGGAGTCTGAAGCATGCGCACCCGCATCGGCACCCGTCTCATCCTTGGCGCTGGCCTGACGACGGCCGTCGTCATCGGCGGCATGGCCTTCACGGTCATCCGCTCCCATACAGCGCAGCTGCTGGCGGAGCGCACCCGCAGCGCGGACCAGCTGAGCGAGACCATCAAGAGTTCCACCCATTTCGACATGCTGGAAAACCGGCGGGACAACCTGCACCGCCAGATCCGCTCTGTGGGCGGCCTGCAAGGGCAGGGCATCCGCAAGGTGAGGGTGTTCAACAAGGAAGGCCGGATCATGTTCTCTTCCGCCAGTGAGGAGATCGGCACCAGCCTGGATACCCGGGGCGAGGCTTGCTACGCCTGCCACCAGGAAGGCCGCCCCCTGGATCGGCTGGAGATCAACGCCAGGGCTCGCGTCTTCCGCGCCCCCGATGGCTCGCGCATGCTGGGGCTCATCGCCCCCATCCCCAATGAACCGTCCTGCTCCACGGCCGACTGCCACGCGCACAGTTCCAAGCAGAGCCTGCTGGGTGTGCTCGATGTCAACGTTTCCCTCGCCGAAGTGGACCGGGAAATCTCACGGAGCCGGATGGTCATCCTCTCCTCGGCGATCCTGGCCATCCTGGCGGGCAGCCTCATGCTCTGGTGGCTCAACCGCCGGCTGGTGGTGCGTCCGGTGGCGGCATTGGTGGAAGGCACCCGGCGTGTCAGCGAGGGTGATCTTTCGGCGACCATTCCGGTGAACGGGCGGCATGAACTCAGTCAGCTGGCCCGGGCCTTCAACGACATGACCAGCAACCTCGCCGATACCCACCGTCAGCTGGCCCAGGCCGACAAGCTGGCCTCCGTGGGCCGCCTGGCCGCAGGCATCGCCCACGAGATCAACAACCCGCTGACGGGTGTCCTCAGCTATGCTTCGCTGCTGCGCAAGCGCATGGAGCACGATGCCTCCGCGTGTGAGGATCTGGACGTGATCGTGCGGGAGACGGTGCGCTGCCGGGGCATCATCCGCGGCCTGCTGGATTTCGCCCGGCCCGCCGCCCCTGCCCGCAAGCCCATGGACCTCAACGATGTGATCCGCCGTTCCGTGTCCGTGGTGATGACGCAACTCTCTCTCCACCAGGTGGACCTTTCCCTGGGGCTGGCGCCAGATCTGCCCACAGTTCAGGCGGATGCGAACCAGATCGAGCAGGTGGTTGTGAACCTGCTGTTGAATGCGGCCGATGCCATTGGTGAGGCGGGTGGTCACATCCGCGCCACCACCCGGCTAGGTCCAGGCGATACCATCGAGCTCCTGCTGCAGGACAGCGGCCACGGCATTCCGGCCGAAGACCTTCCCCGCATCTTTGAACCGTTCTTCACCACCAAGGGCAACCATGGCACTGGCCTGGGGCTGGCGGTGAGCTGGGGCATCATGGAGGCCCACGGCGGCGCCCTGGAGGTCCAGAGTGAACTGGGCCAGGGCACCTGCTTCACCCTCCGGTTGCCGACCCACCCTGACCCCGAAGGCCGCAAGCCTATACTTCCCACCATCACCTAGGAGGTCGCCATGACCGCCGTATTGATCCTCTTCATGTTCGCGGCCTTCGTGGGCATCGACTATCTGGTGCGCACAAACCTTCGGCGGGTGCAGGAAAAGAAGGCGCGGCAGGCCCGCGAAGCCGTTCTGAATACCTCCATCCGTCTGGATTTCACCCACGAAGCCAAGAGCCTCAAGCGCGTCGAAGTTCCCAATCC
This sequence is a window from Geothrix sp. PMB-07. Protein-coding genes within it:
- a CDS encoding DinB family protein, which translates into the protein MAHVAEWLKEFDLEMSRTRKVLARVPEDRLGWRPHPKSWTLAELATHLAWIPSWVTPSLRFPDMDLASPDSPAMPKAVTSATDLLALFDGQQIGARASLEASDESTFSLPWSLRAGEQVFFTQTRGEVLRTFVMNHLIHHRGQLEVYLRVNDVPLPALYGPSADEGGM
- a CDS encoding 4Fe-4S dicluster domain-containing protein — translated: MIQKKAMLIDISMCVGCNACQDGCKAENKLAPGEEKRLSPTAYTALSEHNGKFVRHMCQHCDVPTCVSVCPVAAFTKTAEGPVLYDANKCIGCRYCMQACPFKVPRYEWSSTKPRVQKCIFCAPRITKGLQPACAEACPTGATKFGERDELILEAHNRINAEPGKYVAKIYGQKDVGGTSILFISPVPFEELGFDTRLGDTPMPLLTLSAMSKIPNVVTMGAVMLAGIWWITNRRAEVQHYEASLQHDATSKTQE
- the nrfD gene encoding NrfD/PsrC family molybdoenzyme membrane anchor subunit, with the protein product MASFKFPRITVWSVIATTLITTGIAAAIARFTLGLGATTNLSDTFPWGLWIGFDFLGIGLAAAGFTIVAAVHLFHATEYEPIVRPAILTAFIGYLLVVLVLVIDLGRPEHFWHPLVMWNPHSVMFEITWCVILYTTVLSMEFAPIVLEKFNMHAPIKWIHSVSLPLMVMGVLLSTLHQSSFGSLYLIVPNRLHPLWYTPLLPVLFFVSCIASGISMVLIESLIFSRNGRRLLPTALRAKLAKITAIALAMYLVIRIQDMASRGVFHHAKHLSYHSIAFWAELLIGFAIPCVLLLFSRIRTSRRGLYSASLMVLAGFALNRMNTAITGLEDWPARTYFPSLIEVLITLGIAAIGFTAFTLIARFLPIFAPEPLPAQTWSHSEDLPG
- a CDS encoding sensor histidine kinase, coding for MRTRIGTRLILGAGLTTAVVIGGMAFTVIRSHTAQLLAERTRSADQLSETIKSSTHFDMLENRRDNLHRQIRSVGGLQGQGIRKVRVFNKEGRIMFSSASEEIGTSLDTRGEACYACHQEGRPLDRLEINARARVFRAPDGSRMLGLIAPIPNEPSCSTADCHAHSSKQSLLGVLDVNVSLAEVDREISRSRMVILSSAILAILAGSLMLWWLNRRLVVRPVAALVEGTRRVSEGDLSATIPVNGRHELSQLARAFNDMTSNLADTHRQLAQADKLASVGRLAAGIAHEINNPLTGVLSYASLLRKRMEHDASACEDLDVIVRETVRCRGIIRGLLDFARPAAPARKPMDLNDVIRRSVSVVMTQLSLHQVDLSLGLAPDLPTVQADANQIEQVVVNLLLNAADAIGEAGGHIRATTRLGPGDTIELLLQDSGHGIPAEDLPRIFEPFFTTKGNHGTGLGLAVSWGIMEAHGGALEVQSELGQGTCFTLRLPTHPDPEGRKPILPTIT